The Vitis riparia cultivar Riparia Gloire de Montpellier isolate 1030 chromosome 3, EGFV_Vit.rip_1.0, whole genome shotgun sequence genome includes a region encoding these proteins:
- the LOC117911413 gene encoding protein RER1B-like, whose protein sequence is MEGTGGGGPSAVSPVIQWKTDASRLFQYYLDKTTPHPVYRWVGTLVVAAIYVLRVYYVQGFYVVSYGLGIYLLNLLIGFLSPLVDPELETSNEALLPTKGSDEFKPFIRRLPEFKFWYSITKAFCVAFVLTFFSAFDVPVFWPILLCYWIVLFILTMKRQIVHMIKYKYVPFSMGKQKYGGKKSFASSSGSNMD, encoded by the exons ATGGAGGGAACCGGAGGTGGTGGTCCCTCGGCAGTGTCACCTGTGATCCAATGGAAAACTGATGCGTCCAGGCTTTTTCAGTATTATCTGGATAAAACTACTCCTCACCCGGTGTATAGATGGGTTGGAACCCTAGTTGTGGCTGCGATTTATGTTTTGAGGGTTTATTATGTTCAAGGGTTTTATGTTGTTTCTTATGGTCTGGGCATATATCTTTTGAATTTGTTGATTGGGTTCCTATCTCCTCTGGTTGACCCAGAGCTGGAAACTTCGAATGAGGCTTTACTGCCCACAAAAGGTTCAGATGAATTCAAGCCTTTCATTCGCCGTCTCCCTGAGTTTAAGTTCTG GTACTCCATTACAAAGGCTTTCTGTGTGGCATTTGTCTTGACCTTCTTTTCTGCATTTGATGTTCCTGTATTTTGGCCTATATTACTGTGTTACTGGATTGTTTTATTCATCCTTACAATGAAGCGCCAAATCGTACACATGATCAAATACAAGTATGTTCCCTTCAGTATGGGGAAGCAG AAATATGGCGGCAAAAAATCTTTTGCAAGTAGCAGTGGCTCCAATATGGACTGA